The Streptomyces sp. NBC_01268 genome window below encodes:
- a CDS encoding serine/threonine-protein kinase: protein MADTRLIQGRYRLHEVIGRGGMGEVWRATDEALGRRVAVKCLRPLGPQRDPASLTVLRERFRREARVAAALQHRGITVVHDFGESDGVLFLVMELLDGRNLSQLLGDKNDKAPLPVDEVVDIATQVADALAYTHRQGVVHRDLKPANIVRLGDGAVKICDFGIARFAADNGITSRLTGTGIAMGTPHYMSPEQIGGGGEIDHRSDLYSLGCVLYEIATGVPPFDLEDTWAVLVGHRDTQPAPLRSHRPELPAALDLLVLDLLAKAPEARPADAAEIRARLSPGRTAPRPPLALPGWAGRITTGRPATTTFMGAPTAAYDPASALTGEWTRATSALPGPAGPNGVTSPATGTLAPPHPLLPSMTPAAAPASAQTSAPGHDHSTLPGTGPLPLPAPDPTGLVPAPASELLAVLAGRHRAGLGLGRLGRWEEAAEVHRTVVRDRGQVLGADHPDTLASRYELAFALARSARHADALREFGGVSEGRARTLGTDHADTLAARQETAYVLGGLGRHAEAHSVYEAVLAVRERTMGREHPDTLRCRHNLAFTLGRLGRLPEAYATAREVADARARLLGTAHPDTLATRHEVAHLLGRLGRWADALTQYREVADARATALGADHADTLAARYEAGICLGRLGRAEEAAELYRELTGARSRAVGPEHPETLRARHGLGVSLGRLGRWEDALAEARAVCGLRTRVLGPDHPDTLVSRREIGIGLGWLGRHEEALEEYRRVAESRTRTLGAAHPDTLAARADEAHCTERMERMGRRERR from the coding sequence ATGGCGGACACCAGGCTGATCCAGGGCCGGTACCGGCTGCACGAGGTGATCGGTCGCGGCGGCATGGGCGAGGTCTGGCGGGCGACGGACGAGGCGCTCGGCCGGCGCGTCGCCGTCAAGTGCCTGCGGCCGCTCGGCCCGCAGCGCGACCCGGCCTCGCTCACCGTGCTGCGCGAGCGGTTCCGCCGCGAGGCGCGGGTCGCCGCCGCGCTCCAGCACCGCGGGATCACCGTCGTGCACGACTTCGGCGAGTCCGACGGCGTGCTCTTCCTCGTCATGGAGCTGCTCGACGGACGCAACCTCAGCCAGCTGCTCGGCGACAAGAACGACAAGGCCCCGCTCCCCGTCGACGAGGTCGTCGACATCGCCACGCAGGTCGCCGACGCGCTCGCCTACACCCACCGCCAGGGCGTGGTGCACCGCGACCTCAAGCCGGCCAACATCGTGCGGCTCGGCGACGGCGCCGTGAAGATCTGCGACTTCGGGATAGCGCGATTCGCCGCCGACAACGGCATCACCTCGCGCCTCACCGGCACCGGCATCGCCATGGGCACCCCGCACTACATGTCCCCCGAGCAGATCGGCGGCGGAGGGGAGATCGACCACCGCAGCGACCTGTACTCGCTGGGCTGCGTCCTGTACGAGATCGCCACCGGCGTCCCGCCCTTCGACCTGGAGGACACCTGGGCGGTCCTGGTCGGCCACCGGGACACCCAGCCGGCGCCCCTGCGCAGTCACCGCCCGGAGCTGCCGGCCGCCCTCGACCTGCTCGTCCTCGACCTGCTGGCCAAGGCCCCGGAGGCCCGACCGGCGGACGCGGCGGAGATCCGCGCCCGGCTCTCCCCGGGCCGCACCGCACCGCGCCCGCCGCTCGCCCTCCCCGGCTGGGCGGGCCGGATCACCACCGGCCGCCCGGCGACGACCACCTTCATGGGCGCGCCCACGGCCGCGTACGACCCGGCTTCGGCCCTGACGGGGGAGTGGACCCGGGCCACCTCGGCGCTGCCCGGCCCGGCGGGCCCGAACGGCGTGACGAGCCCGGCGACCGGCACCCTCGCGCCTCCGCACCCGCTCCTCCCCTCGATGACGCCCGCGGCGGCCCCCGCCTCCGCGCAGACCTCGGCCCCCGGCCACGACCACAGCACCCTGCCCGGCACCGGCCCCCTCCCCCTGCCCGCCCCCGACCCGACGGGCCTCGTCCCCGCGCCCGCCTCCGAGCTCCTCGCGGTGCTCGCCGGCCGGCACCGGGCCGGGCTCGGGCTCGGGCGGCTGGGGCGCTGGGAGGAGGCGGCCGAGGTGCACCGGACGGTCGTGCGGGACCGGGGGCAGGTCCTCGGCGCGGACCACCCCGACACCCTGGCCAGCCGTTACGAACTGGCCTTCGCGCTGGCCCGCTCGGCCCGGCACGCCGACGCGCTGCGCGAGTTCGGCGGGGTCTCCGAGGGACGCGCCCGCACCCTGGGCACCGACCACGCCGACACCCTCGCCGCGCGCCAGGAGACCGCGTACGTCCTCGGCGGACTCGGCCGCCACGCCGAGGCGCACTCCGTGTACGAGGCGGTGCTCGCCGTGCGCGAGCGCACCATGGGCCGGGAGCACCCCGACACCCTGCGCTGCCGGCACAACCTGGCCTTCACCCTCGGCCGCCTCGGCCGGCTGCCGGAGGCGTACGCGACGGCCCGCGAGGTCGCCGACGCCCGCGCCCGGCTCCTCGGCACCGCTCACCCCGACACGCTCGCCACCCGTCACGAGGTGGCGCACCTCCTGGGCCGGCTCGGGCGCTGGGCGGACGCGCTGACCCAGTACCGCGAGGTCGCCGACGCGCGCGCCACCGCCCTCGGTGCCGACCATGCCGACACGCTCGCCGCCCGCTACGAGGCGGGCATCTGCCTCGGGCGGCTCGGCCGCGCGGAGGAGGCCGCCGAGCTGTACCGGGAGCTCACCGGGGCCCGCAGCAGGGCCGTCGGGCCCGAGCACCCGGAGACGCTGCGGGCACGGCACGGCCTCGGCGTGAGCCTGGGCCGGCTCGGCCGGTGGGAGGACGCCCTGGCCGAGGCCCGCGCGGTGTGCGGGCTGCGGACGCGCGTGCTCGGCCCGGACCACCCCGACACGCTCGTCAGCCGCCGCGAGATCGGCATCGGCCTCGGCTGGCTCGGCCGCCACGAAGAGGCCCTGGAGGAGTACCGCCGCGTCGCCGAGAGCCGCACCCGCACCCTGGGCGCCGCCCACCCCGACACGCTCGCGGCACGGGCGGACGAAGCACACTGCACGGAGCGCATGGAGCGCATGGGGCGCAGGGAACGGCGCTAG
- a CDS encoding NPCBM/NEW2 domain-containing protein, whose protein sequence is MLAVVGTALALPGPAPAMAATSAGAAAGPYVIEAENMSLTNFATDTVNHTWNGTTVDNVTYVRGAAGQSSTARSTFSGTAGTYDLITRYNGMTENGVTYKITVNSTAVDSWGTSRRYGRDYTDPVNIDTRTSSKVRLTPGDVIELTATSTGEVPRIDRITIQEHVGAPTSTLSIKSPNAALNDGFNWGKNRALGMTFYPGNPMMGHEPEWWRLKNAAHPTVEPGYWGAYTNRESYYNRDISHQSDGAHAVGLDTETFRMMKTFAGDADDPGQNGWPLWAHSSYGAMYYIDGTGFRELPSPFNLMTKAYKQYQWTGDSAWLNDPDLSKFYDSTMGTFLSGHEVKWNDADPAAEQPVSRKQSGEYTATYFEFPNENLVSAADSLGYQYQSMLDYSAILKAKGDTAGSTTWAARAQRVRDHFETSWWDAANNRYVRGKDAAGTGYSSWGHEASFLMMLTGLGDHGPRTEGYLDFIAANDDNLNVEATSYLPEMYYQYNRTAEGWAWLKKLMADKNTYPEISFLAVSNTIDGMMGVQPDAPNDKVATVSRLTSETPWVEIDHLKVGDNDLNLQHTGATASKLTNNSGGTVNWEAQFYGSHGTITVNGTPYAAQTKTLYGKTVSYVTVPVTAGATVTATAGTPTGDTIAPTAPTGLAASGATSGSVDLAWTASDDNVGVTGYQVYRGTTLVGTTTGTTTRFTATGLTPWTPYTFTVKAVDAAGNVSGASNAVTASTGGDGRQIDLSALTWSSARSDFGSVNKDTSVGGTPIRLNGTTYAKGIGTHANSTVTYALDGGYSRFQSDLGVDDEVTANASVKFEVWGDGTKLYESPSPMTAGSATASVDLNVTGVTTLTLKVTDAGDGINSDHADWAGAKLITRPQTRTALADLSWTGTPVIGWGTVRKDKSVGGNTLTLNGTTYTKGIGTHATSTLVYALDGGYSRFQSDLGVDDEVTANASVKFEVWGDGTKLYESPSPMTAGSATASVDLNVTGVTTLTLKVTDAGDGINSDHADWAGATLLN, encoded by the coding sequence GTGCTCGCAGTGGTCGGCACCGCACTCGCCCTCCCCGGCCCCGCGCCGGCGATGGCCGCCACCTCCGCCGGTGCGGCGGCGGGCCCGTACGTGATCGAAGCCGAGAACATGTCGCTGACCAACTTCGCGACGGACACGGTGAACCACACCTGGAACGGGACGACCGTCGACAACGTCACCTACGTCCGGGGCGCGGCGGGCCAGTCGAGCACCGCCCGGAGCACCTTCTCCGGCACGGCCGGGACGTACGACCTCATCACGCGCTACAACGGCATGACCGAGAACGGCGTGACGTACAAGATCACCGTGAACTCCACCGCCGTGGACTCCTGGGGCACGTCGCGCCGCTACGGACGCGACTACACCGACCCCGTCAACATCGACACCCGCACGTCGAGCAAGGTGCGGCTCACGCCCGGTGACGTCATCGAGCTGACGGCCACCTCGACGGGCGAGGTCCCGCGGATCGACCGGATCACGATCCAGGAGCACGTGGGGGCTCCGACCAGCACCCTGAGCATCAAGTCCCCGAACGCCGCCCTGAACGACGGCTTCAACTGGGGCAAGAACCGGGCCCTCGGCATGACGTTCTACCCGGGCAACCCGATGATGGGTCACGAGCCGGAGTGGTGGCGGCTCAAGAACGCGGCGCACCCGACGGTGGAGCCGGGCTACTGGGGCGCGTACACCAACCGCGAGTCGTACTACAACCGCGACATCTCCCACCAGTCGGACGGCGCGCACGCCGTCGGCCTGGACACGGAGACCTTCCGCATGATGAAGACCTTCGCCGGCGACGCCGACGACCCGGGCCAGAACGGTTGGCCGCTGTGGGCGCACAGCTCGTACGGCGCCATGTACTACATCGACGGCACCGGCTTCCGCGAACTGCCCTCGCCCTTCAACCTGATGACGAAGGCCTACAAGCAGTACCAGTGGACCGGCGACTCCGCCTGGCTCAACGACCCCGACCTCTCGAAGTTCTACGACTCGACGATGGGGACGTTCCTCTCCGGCCACGAGGTCAAGTGGAACGACGCCGACCCGGCGGCGGAGCAGCCGGTCTCGCGGAAGCAGTCGGGCGAGTACACCGCCACCTACTTCGAGTTCCCGAACGAGAACCTGGTCTCGGCCGCCGACTCCCTCGGCTACCAGTACCAGTCGATGCTGGACTACTCGGCGATCCTCAAGGCCAAGGGCGACACCGCCGGCAGCACCACGTGGGCGGCGCGCGCCCAGCGGGTCCGCGACCACTTCGAGACCAGCTGGTGGGACGCGGCGAACAACCGGTACGTCCGGGGCAAGGACGCCGCCGGCACCGGATACAGCAGCTGGGGCCACGAGGCCAGCTTCCTGATGATGCTGACCGGGCTCGGCGACCACGGGCCCCGGACCGAGGGCTACCTGGACTTCATCGCCGCGAACGACGACAACCTGAACGTCGAGGCGACCTCCTACCTTCCCGAGATGTACTACCAGTACAACCGCACGGCCGAGGGCTGGGCCTGGCTCAAGAAGCTGATGGCCGACAAGAACACGTACCCCGAGATCTCCTTCCTCGCGGTGAGCAACACGATCGACGGCATGATGGGCGTGCAGCCCGACGCCCCGAACGACAAGGTCGCCACCGTGTCGCGGCTGACGTCCGAGACTCCCTGGGTCGAGATCGACCACCTGAAGGTCGGTGACAACGACCTGAACCTCCAGCACACCGGCGCGACGGCGTCGAAGCTCACCAACAACTCCGGTGGCACCGTGAACTGGGAGGCCCAGTTCTACGGCTCTCACGGCACGATCACCGTGAACGGCACGCCGTACGCGGCGCAGACCAAGACCCTGTACGGCAAGACCGTCTCGTACGTGACGGTGCCGGTGACGGCCGGCGCGACCGTGACCGCGACCGCCGGGACCCCGACGGGCGACACCATCGCGCCCACCGCGCCGACCGGTCTCGCGGCGAGCGGCGCGACCTCCGGCAGCGTGGACCTGGCCTGGACGGCGTCCGACGACAACGTCGGCGTGACCGGCTACCAGGTCTACCGCGGCACCACGCTCGTCGGCACGACGACGGGGACGACCACCCGCTTCACCGCCACGGGTCTGACGCCGTGGACGCCGTACACCTTCACGGTGAAGGCGGTCGACGCCGCCGGGAACGTCTCCGGCGCGAGCAACGCGGTCACCGCCTCCACCGGCGGCGACGGCCGGCAGATCGACCTGAGCGCACTCACCTGGAGCAGCGCCCGGAGCGACTTCGGCAGCGTCAACAAGGACACGAGCGTCGGCGGCACCCCGATCAGACTCAACGGCACGACGTACGCCAAGGGCATCGGCACCCACGCCAACAGCACCGTCACCTACGCCCTCGACGGCGGCTACAGCCGCTTCCAGTCCGACCTCGGCGTCGACGACGAGGTGACCGCCAACGCCTCCGTGAAGTTCGAGGTCTGGGGCGACGGCACCAAGCTCTACGAATCCCCCAGCCCCATGACCGCCGGCAGCGCGACCGCCTCCGTCGACCTGAACGTCACCGGAGTCACCACCCTCACCCTCAAGGTCACCGACGCCGGCGACGGCATCAACAGCGACCACGCCGACTGGGCCGGAGCCAAGCTGATCACCCGCCCGCAGACCCGGACGGCACTCGCCGACCTCAGCTGGACGGGCACCCCGGTGATCGGCTGGGGCACCGTCCGCAAGGACAAGAGCGTCGGGGGCAACACCCTCACGCTCAACGGCACCACCTACACCAAGGGCATCGGCACCCACGCGACCAGCACCCTCGTCTACGCCCTCGACGGCGGCTACAGCCGCTTCCAGTCCGACCTCGGCGTCGACGACGAGGTGACCGCCAACGCCTCCGTGAAGTTCGAGGTCTGGGGCGACGGCACCAAGCTCTACGAATCCCCCAGCCCCATGACCGCCGGCAGCGCGACCGCCTCCGTCGACCTGAACGTCACCGGAGTCACCACCCTCACCCTCAAGGTCACCGACGCCGGCGACGGCATCAACAGCGACCACGCCGACTGGGCCGGAGCGACGCTCCTGAACTAG
- a CDS encoding phytoene desaturase family protein, which yields MTAQRSYDAVIVGGGHNGLVAAAYLARAGRRVLVLERLGSTGGAAVSTRPFTGVDVRLSRYSYLVSLLPDKIVRELGLRFAVRKRSVSSYTPYGESGLLVGGDRDRTRASFAALTGSDREYEAWRAFYGRTERAARRIFPTLTEPLPDRAALRARVDDDETWDMLFEQPIGVAVERTFADDLVRGVVLTDALIGTFADAHDPSLPQNRCFLYHVIGGGTGDWDVPVGGMGALTDALADAARSAGATVLTGHEATRIDTDGSRAEITYRTADGEGVVEAGHVLVNASPQALAALLGDPPPPPAEGAQLKVNMVLTRLPRLRDRAVDPREAFAGTFHIAEGYRQLATAYAEAASGRLPAAPPSEIYCHTLTDPSILGPEAAARGYQTLTLFGLHAPARLFAADPDGAREALLKATLDQLDACLDEPIADCLALDADGRPCIEAKSPLDLERELRLPGGHIFHRDLSFPYGARDAGRWGVETPHANVLLCGAGAVRGGGVSGVPGHNAAMAVLEGDR from the coding sequence ATGACCGCACAGCGCTCCTACGACGCCGTCATCGTGGGCGGTGGGCACAACGGGCTCGTCGCCGCCGCCTACCTCGCCCGCGCGGGACGCCGCGTCCTCGTCCTCGAACGGCTCGGCTCCACGGGCGGGGCCGCCGTCTCCACCCGGCCGTTCACCGGGGTCGACGTCCGGCTGTCCCGCTACTCGTACCTCGTCTCGCTCCTCCCGGACAAGATCGTCCGTGAGCTCGGGCTGCGCTTCGCCGTCCGCAAGCGGTCCGTCTCCTCGTACACCCCGTACGGCGAATCCGGCCTGCTCGTCGGCGGCGACCGGGACCGCACCCGGGCCTCCTTCGCGGCGCTCACCGGCTCGGACCGCGAGTACGAGGCGTGGCGGGCCTTCTACGGGCGGACGGAGCGCGCCGCGCGGCGGATCTTCCCCACCCTCACCGAGCCGCTGCCCGACCGGGCCGCGCTGCGCGCCCGGGTCGACGACGACGAGACGTGGGACATGCTCTTCGAGCAGCCGATCGGCGTCGCCGTGGAGCGGACCTTCGCCGACGACCTCGTGCGCGGAGTGGTCCTCACCGACGCCCTCATCGGTACCTTCGCCGACGCCCACGACCCCTCCCTGCCACAGAACCGCTGCTTCCTCTACCACGTCATCGGCGGCGGCACCGGGGACTGGGACGTGCCCGTCGGCGGCATGGGCGCCCTCACCGACGCCCTCGCGGACGCGGCCCGTTCGGCCGGGGCGACGGTCCTCACCGGCCACGAGGCCACCCGGATCGACACCGACGGAAGCCGCGCCGAGATCACCTACCGCACCGCCGACGGCGAAGGCGTCGTCGAGGCCGGGCACGTCCTCGTGAACGCCTCGCCGCAGGCGCTCGCCGCGCTCCTCGGAGACCCGCCCCCGCCGCCCGCCGAGGGCGCCCAGCTCAAGGTGAACATGGTGCTCACCCGGCTGCCGCGGCTCCGCGACCGGGCCGTCGACCCCCGCGAGGCCTTCGCCGGCACCTTCCACATCGCCGAGGGCTACCGGCAGTTGGCGACCGCGTACGCCGAGGCCGCGAGCGGCCGGCTGCCCGCCGCCCCGCCCTCCGAGATCTACTGCCACACCCTGACGGACCCGAGCATCCTCGGCCCGGAGGCCGCCGCCCGCGGCTACCAGACCCTCACCCTGTTCGGACTCCACGCGCCCGCCCGGCTGTTCGCCGCCGATCCCGACGGCGCCCGCGAGGCACTCCTGAAGGCCACCCTCGACCAGCTCGACGCCTGCCTCGACGAGCCGATCGCCGACTGCCTGGCCCTGGACGCCGACGGGCGCCCCTGCATCGAGGCCAAGAGCCCCCTGGACCTCGAACGGGAGCTGCGACTGCCCGGCGGGCACATCTTCCACCGCGACCTCTCCTTCCCGTACGGGGCGCGGGACGCCGGGCGCTGGGGCGTGGAGACCCCGCACGCCAACGTCCTGCTGTGCGGCGCGGGCGCGGTCCGCGGCGGCGGAGTGAGCGGGGTGCCGGGGCACAACGCGGCGATGGCGGTGCTCGAAGGCGACCGGTGA
- a CDS encoding IS481 family transposase, with amino-acid sequence MPHRNARLTVFGRRLLVERVCSGRPVAHVAAEMGISRATAHKWIRRWRTEGDAGLHDRPSRPHTTPHRTPAAVEERVCGLRRARKLGPARIGPILGLPVSTVHRILTRHRLNRLAWLDRPTGQIIRRYERDRPGELIHVDVKKLGRIPDGGHKALGRQAGRATRSNMGFDYVHSAVDDHSRLAYSEIHPDEKVATCAAFLARAAAFFQAQGIDRIERVLTDNAWAYRKGLAWKTVLADLGATGKLTRAYRPQTNGKVERFNRTLLDEWAYLRPYTSNNERTEALADFLHTYNHHRSHTALDGHPPISRVNNAAGQYT; translated from the coding sequence GTGCCCCACCGTAATGCCCGACTGACCGTCTTCGGTAGGAGACTGCTGGTCGAACGTGTCTGCTCAGGCCGTCCGGTCGCCCATGTGGCCGCCGAGATGGGCATCTCCCGGGCCACCGCCCACAAATGGATCCGCCGGTGGCGGACCGAGGGCGACGCGGGTCTGCACGACCGGCCGAGCCGGCCTCACACCACCCCGCACCGGACCCCGGCCGCGGTGGAAGAGCGGGTCTGCGGCCTGCGGCGGGCCCGCAAGCTCGGCCCGGCCCGGATCGGCCCGATCCTGGGTCTGCCCGTCTCGACCGTGCACCGGATCCTGACCCGCCACCGGCTCAACCGGCTCGCCTGGCTCGACCGGCCGACCGGCCAGATCATCCGCCGCTACGAACGCGACCGCCCGGGCGAACTGATCCACGTCGACGTGAAGAAACTCGGCCGGATCCCCGACGGCGGCCACAAGGCCCTGGGCCGCCAGGCCGGCCGGGCCACCCGCAGCAACATGGGCTTCGACTACGTCCACTCCGCCGTCGACGACCACTCCCGCCTCGCCTACAGCGAGATCCACCCCGATGAGAAAGTCGCGACCTGCGCGGCCTTCCTGGCCCGCGCGGCCGCGTTCTTCCAGGCCCAGGGCATCGACCGCATCGAACGGGTCCTGACCGACAACGCCTGGGCCTACCGCAAGGGCCTGGCCTGGAAGACGGTCCTGGCCGACCTCGGCGCGACGGGCAAGCTGACCCGCGCCTACCGGCCGCAGACCAACGGCAAGGTCGAACGCTTCAACCGCACCCTGCTCGACGAATGGGCCTACCTACGGCCCTACACCTCGAACAACGAGCGAACCGAAGCCCTGGCAGACTTCCTCCACACCTACAACCACCACCGCAGCCACACCGCACTCGACGGACACCCGCCCATCAGCCGCGTCAACAACGCCGCGGGTCAATACACCTAG
- a CDS encoding LysR family transcriptional regulator: protein MIEARRLHILRAVADHRTVTAAAAALYLTPSAVSQQLAALEQETGHRLVDRNARGTRLTPAGEILLSHANAVLAQLERAEAELAAYGSGEAGTVTVAAFATGIGLVVAPAIGSLARTSPGIRVRVQDAEGDESLLMVLDRQVDVAVAVEYRGAPGEDDARLTRVPLYAEPFDAVLPPDHALADRERISLADLAKDSWIGQSAGNPCHDVTVLACEYAGFAPVFAHVSDDFRAVVALAAAGAGVALVPRSALRGTDLTGVVVRPVDGVAPTRRVFGAVRRGAEDHPLIHPVLAALQEAARRP from the coding sequence ATGATCGAAGCGCGGCGGCTGCACATTCTCCGGGCGGTGGCCGACCACCGTACCGTCACGGCGGCTGCCGCCGCGCTCTACCTCACGCCCTCCGCGGTCTCCCAGCAGCTCGCCGCCCTGGAGCAGGAGACCGGCCACCGGCTGGTGGACCGCAACGCCCGGGGCACCCGGCTCACCCCGGCCGGCGAGATCCTGCTGAGCCACGCCAACGCCGTCCTGGCCCAGCTGGAACGGGCCGAGGCCGAGCTCGCCGCGTACGGCTCGGGCGAGGCCGGCACGGTGACGGTGGCCGCGTTCGCCACCGGCATCGGCCTGGTCGTCGCCCCGGCGATCGGTTCCCTCGCCCGCACCTCGCCCGGCATCCGGGTCCGGGTGCAGGACGCCGAGGGCGACGAGAGCCTGCTGATGGTCCTGGACCGGCAGGTCGACGTGGCGGTCGCCGTCGAGTACCGCGGGGCGCCCGGCGAGGACGACGCCCGCCTCACCCGCGTACCGCTGTACGCGGAGCCGTTCGACGCGGTGCTCCCGCCGGACCACGCGCTCGCGGACCGCGAGCGGATCTCCCTCGCCGATCTGGCCAAGGACTCCTGGATCGGCCAGTCGGCCGGCAACCCCTGCCATGACGTCACCGTCCTGGCCTGCGAATACGCCGGTTTCGCCCCGGTCTTCGCGCATGTCTCCGACGACTTCCGAGCCGTCGTCGCGCTCGCCGCGGCCGGCGCCGGCGTGGCCCTGGTCCCCCGCTCGGCCCTGCGCGGCACCGACCTCACCGGCGTCGTCGTCCGACCGGTCGACGGCGTGGCCCCCACCCGCCGCGTCTTCGGTGCCGTCCGCCGCGGCGCGGAGGACCACCCGCTGATCCACCCCGTCCTCGCCGCCCTGCAAGAGGCGGCGAGGCGGCCCTAG
- a CDS encoding glycine C-acetyltransferase: MFDSVRDDLLATLEEIKQAGLHKPERVIGTPQNATVAVTSGGRPGEVLNFCANNYLGLADHPEVVAAAHEALDRWGYGMASVRFICGTQEVHKELEARLSSFLGQEDTILYSSCFDANGGVFETILGPEDAVISDALNHASIIDGIRLSKARRFRYANRDMADLEQQLKAADEGGARRKLIVTDGVFSMDGYVAPLDEICDLAERYDAMVMVDDSHAVGFVGPGGRGTPELHGVMDRVDIITGTLGKALGGASGGYVAARAEIVALLRQRSRPYLFSNTLAPVIAAASLKVLDLLESAGDLRERLNANTALFRSRMTDAGFDILPGDHAIAPVMIGDAAEAGRMAELLLERGVYVIGFSYPVVPQGQARIRVQLSAAHSTDDVHRAVDAFVEARDALRN, encoded by the coding sequence ATGTTCGATTCCGTACGCGACGACCTCCTCGCCACCCTCGAAGAGATCAAGCAGGCCGGCCTCCACAAGCCCGAGCGGGTCATCGGCACCCCCCAGAACGCGACCGTCGCGGTCACCTCGGGCGGTCGCCCCGGTGAGGTGCTCAACTTCTGCGCCAACAACTACCTGGGCCTCGCCGACCACCCCGAGGTGGTCGCCGCCGCGCACGAGGCGCTCGACCGCTGGGGCTACGGCATGGCCTCCGTCCGCTTCATCTGCGGCACGCAGGAGGTCCACAAGGAGCTGGAGGCGCGCCTGTCCTCCTTCCTGGGCCAGGAGGACACGATCCTCTACTCCTCCTGCTTCGACGCCAACGGCGGTGTCTTCGAGACGATCCTCGGCCCCGAGGACGCGGTCATCTCCGACGCCCTCAACCACGCCTCGATCATCGACGGCATCCGCCTCTCCAAGGCCCGCCGCTTCCGCTACGCCAACCGCGACATGGCCGACCTGGAACAGCAGCTCAAGGCGGCGGACGAGGGCGGCGCGCGGCGCAAGCTGATCGTCACCGACGGCGTGTTCTCCATGGACGGCTACGTCGCGCCGCTCGACGAGATCTGCGACCTGGCCGAGCGCTACGACGCCATGGTCATGGTCGACGACTCGCACGCCGTGGGCTTCGTCGGCCCCGGCGGCCGCGGCACCCCCGAGCTGCACGGCGTGATGGACCGCGTCGACATCATCACCGGCACCCTCGGCAAGGCCCTCGGCGGCGCCTCCGGCGGTTACGTCGCGGCCCGCGCCGAGATCGTCGCCCTGCTGCGCCAGCGCTCGCGCCCGTACCTGTTCTCGAACACCCTCGCCCCGGTCATCGCCGCCGCCTCCCTCAAGGTCCTCGACCTGCTGGAGTCCGCCGGCGACCTGCGCGAGCGCCTCAACGCCAACACGGCGCTGTTCCGCTCCCGGATGACCGACGCGGGCTTCGACATCCTCCCCGGTGACCACGCGATCGCCCCCGTCATGATCGGCGACGCCGCCGAGGCGGGACGGATGGCCGAGCTCCTCCTGGAGCGCGGCGTGTACGTGATCGGCTTCTCGTACCCGGTCGTGCCGCAGGGCCAGGCCCGGATCCGCGTGCAGCTGTCGGCCGCCCACTCCACGGACGACGTGCACCGCGCGGTGGACGCGTTCGTCGAGGCCCGGGACGCCCTGCGAAACTAG
- the tdh gene encoding L-threonine 3-dehydrogenase: MKALVKQKAEPGLWLMDVPEPEIGPGDVLIKVKRTGICGTDLHIRSWDGWAQKTIATPLTLGHEFVGEVVETGRDVADIEVGDLVSGEGHLVCGKCRNCLAGRRHLCRATVGLGVGRDGAFAEYVALPASNVWVHRVDVDLDVAAIFDPFGNAVHTALSFPLVGEDVLVTGAGPIGIMAAAVAKHAGARHVVITDVSEERLALARKTGVSLALNVAEQSIADGQRTLGLKEGFDVGLEMSGNPRAMRDMVANMTNGGKIAMLGLPSEDFSVDWAKIVTSMITIKGIYGREMFETWYAMSVLLEGGLDLAPVITGRYAYTDFEAAFDDAASGKGGKIILDWTV, from the coding sequence TTGAAGGCGCTGGTCAAGCAGAAGGCGGAGCCGGGACTCTGGCTCATGGACGTTCCCGAGCCCGAGATCGGTCCGGGTGACGTACTCATCAAGGTCAAGCGGACCGGTATCTGCGGGACCGACCTGCACATCCGCTCCTGGGACGGTTGGGCGCAGAAGACCATCGCCACGCCGCTGACCCTCGGGCACGAGTTCGTCGGAGAGGTCGTCGAGACCGGCCGCGACGTCGCGGACATCGAGGTCGGCGACCTGGTCAGCGGCGAGGGCCACCTGGTCTGCGGCAAGTGCCGCAACTGCCTGGCCGGCCGTCGGCACCTGTGCCGCGCCACCGTCGGCCTCGGGGTCGGCCGCGACGGCGCCTTCGCCGAGTACGTCGCCCTGCCCGCGTCCAACGTCTGGGTGCACCGCGTCGACGTCGACCTCGACGTCGCCGCGATCTTCGATCCCTTCGGCAACGCCGTGCACACCGCGCTGTCCTTCCCGCTCGTCGGCGAGGACGTCCTGGTCACCGGCGCGGGCCCGATCGGCATCATGGCCGCCGCGGTCGCCAAGCACGCCGGCGCGCGCCACGTCGTCATCACCGACGTCAGCGAGGAGCGCCTCGCCCTGGCCCGCAAGACGGGCGTCTCGCTGGCCCTGAACGTCGCCGAGCAGAGCATCGCCGACGGCCAGCGCACCCTCGGTCTGAAGGAGGGCTTCGACGTCGGCCTGGAGATGTCCGGAAACCCGCGCGCGATGCGCGACATGGTCGCCAACATGACCAACGGCGGCAAGATCGCCATGCTCGGCCTGCCCAGCGAGGACTTCTCCGTCGACTGGGCGAAGATCGTCACGTCCATGATCACCATCAAGGGCATCTACGGCCGCGAGATGTTCGAGACCTGGTACGCCATGTCCGTGCTCCTGGAGGGCGGCCTCGACCTCGCCCCCGTGATCACCGGCCGCTACGCCTACACCGACTTCGAGGCCGCGTTCGACGACGCCGCCTCCGGCAAGGGCGGCAAGATCATCCTCGACTGGACCGTCTGA